A window of the Oncorhynchus mykiss isolate Arlee chromosome 15, USDA_OmykA_1.1, whole genome shotgun sequence genome harbors these coding sequences:
- the LOC110489553 gene encoding rho guanine nucleotide exchange factor 4 isoform X5, with product MARGGGAHRARQRLGVLNTVLRCNLHRETQKLISDGSCVYAEALWDHVTMDDQELGFKAGDVVEVVDATNKEWWWGRILDSEGWFPASFVRLRVNQDEPMEEYLAQLEKPGAGENDQPGVGLFLGPGLPCKEQMRTNVINEIMITERDYIKHLKDICEGYIKQCRKRIDMFTEEQLLCIFGNIEDIYRFQKKFLKGLEKRFNQEQPHLSEIGSCFLEHQTDFQIYSEYCNNHPNACVQLSRRMKTNKYVFFFEACRLLQKMIDISLDGFLLTPVQKICKYPLQLAELLKYTNPQHRDYRDVEAALNAMKNVARLINERKRRLENVDKIAQWQRSIEDWEGEDILSKSSDLIFSGELTKISQPQARSQQRMFFLFDHQMVYCKKDLLRRDMLYCKGRMDMDQMEVVDVEDGKEKDFNVSVKNALKLCSLAGDEVHLLCAKKPEQKQRWLRAFQDERRQVQHDRETGFSITEVQKKQAMLNACKSHPAGKPKAMTRPYCDFLLRQKQPSLPSRVPQQQVFMLAEPKRKATTFWQNIGRLTPFKK from the exons CTGATTAGCGATGGCAGCTGTGTGTACGCCGAGGCGCTGTGGGACCATGTCACTATGGACGACCAGGAGCTGGGCTTCAAGGCGGGGGATGTCGTCGAGGTAGTGGATGCCACCAACAAGGAGTGGTGGTGGGGACGCATTCTGGACAGTGAGGGCTGGTTCCCAGCCAGCTTCGTCCGG TTGCGTGTGAACCAGGATGAGCCTATGGAGGAGTACCTAGCCCAGCTGGAGAAGCCTGGGGCTGGGGAGAATGACCAGCCAGGCGTGGGCCTGTTTCTGGGACCAGGCCTGCCTTGTAAGGAACAGATGAGGACTAATGTCATCAATGAGATCATGATCACAGAGAGAGACTACATCAAACACCTCAAAGACATCTGTGAG GGTTACATCAAGCAGTGCCGTAAGAGGATAGACATGTTCACAGAGGAGCAGCTGCTGTGTATCTTCGGAAACATCGAGGACATCTACCGCTTCCAGAAAAAGTTCCTGAAAGGTCTGGAGAAAAGGTTCAACCAGGAGCAGCCGCACCTCAGCGAGATCGGATCCTGCTTCCTTGAACAT caAACAGACTTCCAGATCTACTCGGAGTACTGTAACAACCACCCCAACGCCTGTGTGCAGTTGTCCAGGCGGATGAAGACCAACAAGTACGTGTTCTTCTTCGAGGCTTGTCGTCTGCTGCAGAAGATGATTGACATCTCGCTGGATGGGTTCCTGCTCACGCCCGTTCAGAAGATCTGCAAGTACCCTCTGCAGCTGGCCGAGCTACTGAAATACACCAACCCCCAGCACAG GGACTATAGGGACGTGGAGGCTGCCTTGAACGCCATGAAGAACGTGGCCAGGCTGATCAATGAGAGGAAGCGACGCCTGGAGAACGTCGACAAGATCGCTCAATGGCAGCGCTCCATAGAGGACTGGGAG GGAGAAGATATCCTCAGTAAAAGTTCAGATCTGATCTTCTCTGGAGAGCTGACGAAGATCTCCCAGCCTCAGGCTAGGAGCCAGCAGCGCATGTTCTTCCTCTTCGACCACCAGATGGTCTACTGCAAAAAG GACCTCCTGCGCAGGGACATGCTGTACTGTAAGGGTCGTATGGACATGGACCAGATGGAGGTGGTGGATGTGGAGGACGGGAAGGAGAAGGACTTCAACGTGTCGGTGAAGAACGCTCTGAAACTGTGCTCGCTGGCGGGTGACGAGGTCCACCTGCTGTGTGCCAAGAAGCCTGAGCAGAAACAACGCTGGCTCCGAGCCTTCCAGGACGAGAGGAGGCAGGTGCAGCACGACCGCGAGACAG GATTCTCTATCACTGAGGTCCAGAAGAAACAGGCCATGCTCAACGCCTGCAAAAGCCATCCAGCTGGGAAGCCCAAAG cGATGACACGGCCCTATTGTGACTTCCTGCTCCGTCAGAAGCAGCCATCTCTGCCCAGCAGGGTTCCCCAGCAGCAGGTCTTCATGCTGGCTGAGCCCAAACGAAAGGCAACCACCTTCTGGCAAAACATTGGCAGACTAACGCCTTTCAAGAAGTGA
- the LOC110489553 gene encoding rho guanine nucleotide exchange factor 4 isoform X6 — protein MDDQELGFKAGDVVEVVDATNKEWWWGRILDSEGWFPASFVRLRVNQDEPMEEYLAQLEKPGAGENDQPGVGLFLGPGLPCKEQMRTNVINEIMITERDYIKHLKDICEGYIKQCRKRIDMFTEEQLLCIFGNIEDIYRFQKKFLKGLEKRFNQEQPHLSEIGSCFLEHQTDFQIYSEYCNNHPNACVQLSRRMKTNKYVFFFEACRLLQKMIDISLDGFLLTPVQKICKYPLQLAELLKYTNPQHRDYRDVEAALNAMKNVARLINERKRRLENVDKIAQWQRSIEDWEGEDILSKSSDLIFSGELTKISQPQARSQQRMFFLFDHQMVYCKKDLLRRDMLYCKGRMDMDQMEVVDVEDGKEKDFNVSVKNALKLCSLAGDEVHLLCAKKPEQKQRWLRAFQDERRQVQHDRETGFSITEVQKKQAMLNACKSHPAGKPKAMTRPYCDFLLRQKQPSLPSRVPQQQVFMLAEPKRKATTFWQNIGRLTPFKK, from the exons ATGGACGACCAGGAGCTGGGCTTCAAGGCGGGGGATGTCGTCGAGGTAGTGGATGCCACCAACAAGGAGTGGTGGTGGGGACGCATTCTGGACAGTGAGGGCTGGTTCCCAGCCAGCTTCGTCCGG TTGCGTGTGAACCAGGATGAGCCTATGGAGGAGTACCTAGCCCAGCTGGAGAAGCCTGGGGCTGGGGAGAATGACCAGCCAGGCGTGGGCCTGTTTCTGGGACCAGGCCTGCCTTGTAAGGAACAGATGAGGACTAATGTCATCAATGAGATCATGATCACAGAGAGAGACTACATCAAACACCTCAAAGACATCTGTGAG GGTTACATCAAGCAGTGCCGTAAGAGGATAGACATGTTCACAGAGGAGCAGCTGCTGTGTATCTTCGGAAACATCGAGGACATCTACCGCTTCCAGAAAAAGTTCCTGAAAGGTCTGGAGAAAAGGTTCAACCAGGAGCAGCCGCACCTCAGCGAGATCGGATCCTGCTTCCTTGAACAT caAACAGACTTCCAGATCTACTCGGAGTACTGTAACAACCACCCCAACGCCTGTGTGCAGTTGTCCAGGCGGATGAAGACCAACAAGTACGTGTTCTTCTTCGAGGCTTGTCGTCTGCTGCAGAAGATGATTGACATCTCGCTGGATGGGTTCCTGCTCACGCCCGTTCAGAAGATCTGCAAGTACCCTCTGCAGCTGGCCGAGCTACTGAAATACACCAACCCCCAGCACAG GGACTATAGGGACGTGGAGGCTGCCTTGAACGCCATGAAGAACGTGGCCAGGCTGATCAATGAGAGGAAGCGACGCCTGGAGAACGTCGACAAGATCGCTCAATGGCAGCGCTCCATAGAGGACTGGGAG GGAGAAGATATCCTCAGTAAAAGTTCAGATCTGATCTTCTCTGGAGAGCTGACGAAGATCTCCCAGCCTCAGGCTAGGAGCCAGCAGCGCATGTTCTTCCTCTTCGACCACCAGATGGTCTACTGCAAAAAG GACCTCCTGCGCAGGGACATGCTGTACTGTAAGGGTCGTATGGACATGGACCAGATGGAGGTGGTGGATGTGGAGGACGGGAAGGAGAAGGACTTCAACGTGTCGGTGAAGAACGCTCTGAAACTGTGCTCGCTGGCGGGTGACGAGGTCCACCTGCTGTGTGCCAAGAAGCCTGAGCAGAAACAACGCTGGCTCCGAGCCTTCCAGGACGAGAGGAGGCAGGTGCAGCACGACCGCGAGACAG GATTCTCTATCACTGAGGTCCAGAAGAAACAGGCCATGCTCAACGCCTGCAAAAGCCATCCAGCTGGGAAGCCCAAAG cGATGACACGGCCCTATTGTGACTTCCTGCTCCGTCAGAAGCAGCCATCTCTGCCCAGCAGGGTTCCCCAGCAGCAGGTCTTCATGCTGGCTGAGCCCAAACGAAAGGCAACCACCTTCTGGCAAAACATTGGCAGACTAACGCCTTTCAAGAAGTGA